A genomic window from Massilia sp. METH4 includes:
- a CDS encoding acyl-CoA thioesterase — MNLWFRLLFLLVCAPFRPKLAAPHGVSRLNFRVWFHDLDTNGHVNNGRYWTLFDLGRTDIMIRMGLLGAVLKNKWTPIVGGGAIRFRRELRLFQAFVLETRLVAWTENRVVFEQRILADGDVVATRALVLAGLYDRKRRGFVPIETIFGSVGVTGVQSPPIDAAVQAMLDLDIAMKLNAD; from the coding sequence ATGAATCTGTGGTTCCGCCTGCTCTTCCTCCTCGTCTGCGCGCCCTTTCGCCCCAAACTGGCGGCGCCGCATGGCGTATCGCGCCTGAACTTCCGCGTCTGGTTCCATGACCTCGATACGAACGGCCATGTGAACAACGGCCGCTACTGGACGCTGTTCGACCTGGGCCGTACCGACATCATGATCCGCATGGGCCTGTTGGGCGCCGTGTTGAAGAACAAGTGGACGCCGATCGTGGGAGGTGGCGCGATCCGCTTCCGGCGCGAGCTGCGCCTGTTCCAGGCCTTCGTGCTGGAGACCCGGCTGGTGGCGTGGACGGAAAACCGCGTGGTGTTCGAACAGCGCATCCTGGCGGACGGCGATGTGGTGGCGACGCGGGCGCTGGTGCTGGCCGGGCTGTACGATCGCAAGCGCCGCGGCTTCGTGCCCATCGAGACGATCTTCGGCAGCGTGGGCGTGACAGGCGTGCAGTCGCCGCCCATCGATGCCGCCGTGCAGGCGATGCTGGACCTGGATATAGCGATGAAGCTGAACGCGGATTAA
- a CDS encoding GNAT family N-acetyltransferase, which produces MTDLWLPSVLPVLRGERVTLRPMDEHDAPALFAIYGDPLVMRHTDEDPFPDLSTVGIMLASVRRLLASGESLEWAIVPADGGEPIGTCGLHSFDAASRTAQVGCLLRRSAWGQGHMADALGALTGYADGVLRFNGLLADVVVENARARRMFERLGYREDGGGMLTIGLSPAPRARPAS; this is translated from the coding sequence ATGACCGACCTGTGGCTTCCTTCCGTATTGCCGGTCCTGCGCGGCGAGCGCGTGACGCTGAGGCCGATGGACGAACACGACGCGCCGGCCCTGTTCGCGATCTACGGCGACCCGCTCGTCATGCGCCACACCGATGAAGATCCGTTCCCCGACCTGTCCACGGTCGGGATCATGCTGGCCAGCGTGCGCCGCCTGCTGGCCAGCGGCGAATCGCTGGAGTGGGCGATCGTGCCGGCCGATGGCGGAGAGCCGATCGGCACTTGTGGCCTGCACAGCTTCGATGCGGCGTCCCGCACGGCGCAGGTGGGGTGCCTGCTGCGGCGCTCGGCGTGGGGGCAAGGCCACATGGCAGACGCGCTCGGCGCGCTGACGGGCTATGCCGACGGGGTGCTGCGCTTCAACGGGCTGCTCGCGGATGTCGTCGTGGAGAATGCGCGGGCGCGGCGCATGTTCGAGCGGCTCGGGTATCGCGAGGATGGCGGCGGCATGCTGACGATCGGGTTGAGCCCCGCGCCGCGTGCCAGGCCCGCATCTTAA